The Bacteroidia bacterium genome includes a region encoding these proteins:
- a CDS encoding PKD domain-containing protein has protein sequence MKRLLLLIFLSITTFFAHSQYTNNCATADPFCTGTTYNFPLAYDGSGAGGGPQAQAGPNYTCLLTTPSPVWYFLLIDQSGNIDIHMSSSAGTDIDFTCWGPFSSLTNVCNNLTSGNTVDCSYSTAAQEDCNISNAISGQYYMMLITNFANTTTNVVFSQTNSGAGAGSTNCNVVYCNITGITTFPGACVPGNTFTLTGCVDYNNLPLDHPPTTGNLTVTVNPGGYTQTFTPPFVGTSCFSIAGIPANGAGYSVTGVFSAAPTCTWTSNFTAPAACNACSVNAGVDQSVCGLTATLAATAGQAGYSAYHWNPVAGITFGNINSATSTITAAAAGTYTLTWVGTNSSSVTCTDNMTITFSNPLAGFTYNSNQCLSGNSFNFTNTGTSSGATYSWTFAGGTPATSTAQNPTGVTFSTSGVHAVTQTVTIGTCTATSTQNITVYPQPSVSATPTNVTCFGACNGSAIAAGSAGAAPYTYHWSTGPNTPSISSLCPGTYLVTVTDNLGCTGTNSTTITQPAALVLNATRTNPTCNGACNGTANVTVAGGIGPFSYLWSTLGPTASITGLCVGTYTVTVTDNASAGCTQTASVILTAPAPITLTNSSVPATCGMANGTATVNITSGGVPNYNYVWSSGPPTMGTASTTNTISGLTAGAYTVTVTNSNGCTNTTTVNVGSSGAPTATISASANPICFGQCNGTATVSIGGTLNPPYNYVWSTGSSTMGTIVTTNTASNLCNGNSSVTVTDNLGCSAVASVTVTQPTVVSAITTPIAAHCGNSDGSATITPAGGTPGYTYLWPATAANQNTITAINLAPGTYIATVTDNQSCTTTVSATIGNTAGVVASISGFTNISCFGGANGTATASGVGGNGPYTYLWPPSASSQVSATAINLSAGSYVVTITDANLCTSTATATITAPSVVTANITGFSNALCNSICNGTATVTAGGGTPAYTYLWSNGQVVPNSTGLCNGTYSVTVRDANLCSAVTSVTISQPTVLTASTTTVNAHCGHADGTATVTGAGGTPSYTYLWSGGAQVTQTATNLLPGSYTVTVSDANLCTVIANATVGNTPGGTASISTFTNVSCSGICDGSATVSMGGGTLPYSYNWSSGGVTSVITNLCAGSYIATVSDANGCTSTATAVISSPTPLTVNITIADVSCAGQCTGILTSVPSGGTPPYSNMWSNSFAGSVNNNLCAGSYTVTVTDSHTCSVIGTSSITAVPPIVLSAIPTSANCNQSNGALDLTVTNGAAPFTYIWSPSGSTEDLVNIPAGVYNVTVTDFKGCSQTGSYTVSNIAGPVASIASSTNVTCNGLANGLAQGSVSGGTAPFTYSWSNGQNSITATNLIAGTYTFSATDGVGCVSSVNVTITQLSVLSVLTISSVSPLCNGNCNGSASVLATGGTLPYSYLWVGGTPFGGLNATSSMTTGICSGNLSVLVTDANGCTVGSSTSVVEPTFITLTTSHTDESCSGLNNGTASVSTVGGVPPYQFQWDANAAGQTNDTAIGLAGGIYSVTVTDSHNCTETISVTVGTPNPMVFNSVIPTHLTCYLANDGSISTNVTGGTPSYTYQWTNALGTYSANTQNIGNLPQDTYFLTVTDQNGCNITTSEIISQPPQLNLNLIKTDETCFQFCDGSISANVSGGQIPYTYLWSNILNTSLINNLCPGNYVVTITDNNGCTISSNATVTGNPLLQIDVLNVVPATCGVANGEATIGIQGGLTGYSISWTTGGNSVHETGMPAGIATVTLIDQNGCIATQQIAIQNLAGPQITTLLADSVSCAGMNDGVAIVSYTPSSPAAPPYISSWTNLGGGSFSGDTISGLEGDMYYVTVSDANGCQSSGFINVHEPTAFVSVISNSTNNHCFGNCLGTASVLAGGGILPYTYDWLGISQTGATATNLCAGPYTVVAEDAHGCTSVNVVTITEPPALDITGVVTDAHCYGNADGMISVSASGGTPVYQYNWQLPAVGSSSITSNLIAGTYSVIVTDIWSCTAISSFTVDQPSLIYVYASSNPAHCGFDNGSAQVDSVVGGIPDYTYHWSPGNSTATSITNLISGNYQLQVTDNQGCGGVVNVNVPEIAPPSQLTFNVTNAICPGSFTGSITANVVGGLAPYSYLWSDLQSTQIASGVGAGVYTVTVTDANLCTIANSTIVGQPNPIIVYANGVDSICIGNNSVNITANASGGTPPFTYLWTGSGLGNPSAQTQMVSPDSTTNYFVNAYDANGCISQNPGIVGIYVYPAIYASTSMNTTICEGDNYNIDVTAFGGIGPPYNYVWNIGAGNPNTVTPTDTTTYTVQVFDGCGTPPGTATMTIFVRQAPRLIRDPRYQSGCVPLLANFDAVVSVPANDSVRYNWNFGDPSTGNANLSTDSITSHIYGLPGSYAITLTLSSANYGCEMTRIFNDLVEVYPIPTADFSYSPNVIDALQGEVQFNAETDPANQTVWDLGDGESAAGTLTPTHIYENPGVYTITLFVRTEEGCIDTVQHTLRVNEIYTIWVPTAFYPGTGSADGYFYPKGRGFDKSNYYLAIYDRWGQIIFETTTYPEGTALTPNEVQDMANLNSGWLPGGWNGGFKNNVNKLVPVGTYSWYIKVKDVNGTLHEETGPVTVIR, from the coding sequence ATGAAAAGGCTATTATTATTGATATTTTTATCAATAACTACTTTTTTTGCGCATTCACAGTATACAAATAATTGTGCTACAGCAGACCCATTTTGTACTGGAACAACTTATAATTTCCCATTAGCTTATGATGGTTCTGGTGCAGGAGGCGGTCCACAAGCTCAAGCCGGTCCAAATTATACTTGTTTATTAACTACTCCAAGTCCAGTATGGTATTTTTTATTAATTGACCAATCTGGTAATATTGATATACATATGAGTTCTTCTGCAGGTACAGATATTGATTTTACATGTTGGGGACCTTTTTCTTCACTTACAAATGTTTGCAATAATTTAACATCAGGAAATACAGTTGATTGTAGTTATTCAACTGCTGCACAGGAAGATTGTAATATATCTAATGCGATATCGGGTCAGTATTATATGATGCTTATCACAAACTTTGCCAATACAACAACTAATGTTGTATTTAGTCAAACAAACAGTGGTGCCGGAGCTGGTTCAACAAATTGTAATGTTGTTTATTGTAATATAACTGGAATTACTACATTTCCTGGGGCTTGTGTTCCAGGTAATACATTTACTTTAACTGGATGTGTGGATTATAATAATTTACCTTTAGATCATCCACCCACTACAGGTAATTTAACTGTTACTGTTAATCCGGGTGGGTATACTCAGACTTTTACACCACCTTTTGTAGGAACCAGTTGTTTTTCTATTGCGGGTATTCCAGCTAATGGTGCTGGATATTCTGTAACCGGGGTATTTTCTGCTGCACCTACATGTACTTGGACCTCTAACTTCACTGCACCGGCAGCATGTAATGCGTGCTCTGTAAATGCAGGAGTTGATCAATCTGTCTGTGGATTAACAGCAACTCTTGCAGCAACTGCAGGTCAGGCAGGTTATTCTGCTTATCATTGGAATCCTGTTGCAGGTATTACTTTTGGTAATATAAATTCTGCTACATCAACAATTACTGCTGCTGCAGCTGGTACTTATACATTAACATGGGTAGGTACAAATAGTAGTAGTGTTACATGTACTGATAATATGACGATAACATTCTCTAATCCTTTAGCTGGATTTACATATAACAGTAATCAATGTTTAAGTGGAAACTCGTTTAATTTTACAAATACTGGTACATCTTCAGGAGCAACCTATTCATGGACATTTGCAGGTGGTACTCCGGCAACTTCTACAGCTCAAAATCCAACAGGAGTAACATTTAGTACTTCAGGAGTACATGCAGTTACACAAACTGTTACTATAGGAACTTGTACTGCAACAAGTACTCAAAATATTACTGTATATCCACAGCCATCTGTATCAGCAACTCCTACAAATGTAACATGCTTTGGTGCTTGTAATGGTAGTGCTATAGCTGCCGGTAGTGCAGGTGCTGCACCGTATACTTATCATTGGAGTACTGGTCCAAATACGCCTTCTATTTCTTCTTTATGTCCAGGTACATATTTAGTAACAGTAACTGACAATTTAGGTTGTACAGGTACTAATAGTACAACAATTACACAACCAGCAGCACTAGTATTAAATGCAACCAGAACAAATCCTACTTGTAATGGAGCATGTAATGGAACTGCAAATGTTACAGTTGCTGGTGGAATAGGCCCATTTAGTTATTTATGGTCAACTCTTGGACCAACTGCAAGTATTACAGGATTATGTGTTGGAACTTATACAGTGACTGTAACAGATAATGCGTCTGCTGGATGTACGCAAACAGCAAGTGTTATTTTAACTGCACCTGCACCAATAACTTTAACAAATTCAAGTGTTCCTGCTACTTGTGGAATGGCTAATGGAACAGCAACTGTTAATATTACTTCTGGTGGGGTTCCTAATTATAATTATGTTTGGTCTAGTGGACCTCCTACAATGGGAACTGCATCAACAACTAATACTATTTCCGGATTAACAGCTGGTGCATATACTGTTACTGTAACAAATAGCAATGGATGTACAAATACGACTACAGTAAATGTTGGAAGTAGTGGTGCACCTACTGCAACAATAAGTGCAAGTGCAAATCCTATTTGTTTTGGACAATGTAATGGAACTGCAACAGTATCTATTGGTGGTACTTTAAACCCACCATATAATTATGTTTGGTCAACAGGATCTTCTACTATGGGTACTATTGTTACAACAAATACTGCAAGTAATTTATGCAATGGAAATTCTTCTGTAACTGTTACTGATAATTTAGGATGTAGTGCAGTTGCAAGTGTAACTGTTACTCAACCTACAGTAGTATCAGCAATAACTACACCTATAGCAGCACATTGCGGTAATTCTGATGGTTCTGCAACAATTACTCCAGCAGGGGGAACTCCAGGCTATACTTATTTATGGCCTGCTACTGCTGCTAATCAAAATACAATTACTGCAATAAATTTAGCACCCGGAACTTATATTGCAACTGTTACAGATAATCAAAGCTGTACAACTACAGTTTCGGCAACAATTGGTAATACTGCCGGAGTTGTAGCTTCAATTTCTGGTTTTACAAATATTTCTTGTTTTGGTGGTGCAAATGGTACAGCAACGGCTTCAGGTGTTGGTGGAAATGGTCCTTATACATATTTATGGCCACCAAGTGCATCAAGTCAGGTATCTGCTACTGCAATAAATTTATCAGCAGGTTCTTATGTTGTTACAATAACTGATGCAAATTTATGTACATCAACTGCAACTGCAACGATTACTGCTCCATCCGTTGTTACAGCAAATATAACAGGTTTCTCAAATGCATTATGTAATAGTATTTGCAATGGTACTGCAACAGTTACTGCGGGTGGCGGAACTCCTGCATATACATATTTGTGGTCAAATGGTCAAGTTGTTCCAAACTCAACTGGTTTATGTAATGGTACATATTCTGTAACAGTCAGAGATGCAAACTTATGTTCTGCTGTAACTTCTGTAACAATTAGTCAACCAACTGTTTTAACTGCAAGCACAACTACGGTTAATGCACATTGTGGTCATGCTGATGGAACTGCTACTGTTACTGGTGCGGGTGGAACTCCTAGTTATACTTATTTGTGGAGTGGAGGTGCTCAAGTAACACAAACTGCAACAAATTTACTACCTGGAAGCTATACTGTAACTGTAAGTGATGCTAATTTATGTACAGTTATTGCAAATGCTACTGTTGGAAACACTCCTGGAGGTACTGCTTCTATTTCTACTTTTACCAATGTGTCATGTTCAGGTATTTGTGATGGTTCGGCTACTGTATCAATGGGAGGAGGAACTTTACCTTATAGTTATAATTGGTCAAGTGGAGGAGTTACAAGTGTTATAACAAACTTATGTGCCGGATCGTATATTGCAACTGTTTCGGATGCAAATGGTTGTACTTCAACCGCTACAGCAGTTATTAGTAGTCCAACACCTTTAACTGTTAATATTACTATTGCCGATGTTAGTTGTGCTGGTCAATGTACAGGAATTTTAACATCCGTTCCATCTGGTGGTACACCACCTTATTCTAATATGTGGAGTAATTCATTTGCAGGTTCAGTAAATAATAATCTATGTGCCGGATCATATACAGTGACAGTAACTGATTCGCATACATGTAGTGTTATTGGAACAAGTTCAATAACTGCTGTACCACCTATAGTTTTAAGTGCTATTCCAACTAGTGCAAATTGTAATCAAAGTAATGGAGCTTTGGATTTAACAGTAACTAATGGTGCTGCTCCTTTTACATATATTTGGTCGCCTTCGGGTTCAACCGAAGATTTGGTAAATATTCCTGCTGGTGTGTATAATGTTACTGTTACTGATTTTAAAGGCTGTTCTCAAACGGGATCATATACTGTTTCAAATATTGCTGGACCGGTTGCTAGTATTGCTTCGTCTACTAATGTAACCTGTAATGGTTTAGCTAATGGTTTAGCTCAGGGTTCAGTATCAGGTGGTACTGCACCTTTTACTTATTCATGGAGTAATGGACAAAATTCAATAACGGCAACTAATTTAATCGCTGGCACTTATACGTTTTCAGCAACAGATGGCGTAGGTTGTGTCTCATCAGTAAATGTGACGATAACTCAACTTTCAGTTTTATCTGTTTTAACAATATCAAGTGTAAGTCCATTATGTAATGGAAATTGTAATGGGTCAGCAAGTGTTTTAGCTACAGGTGGAACACTTCCATATAGTTACCTATGGGTTGGAGGAACGCCATTTGGTGGATTAAATGCAACAAGTTCAATGACTACTGGCATTTGTAGTGGAAATTTATCTGTTTTAGTTACTGATGCTAATGGTTGCACAGTTGGTAGTTCTACTTCAGTTGTTGAGCCTACTTTTATAACATTAACCACCTCGCATACTGATGAATCTTGTAGTGGATTGAATAATGGTACTGCCAGCGTATCTACAGTTGGAGGTGTGCCGCCATATCAATTTCAATGGGATGCAAATGCTGCAGGACAAACTAATGACACTGCTATTGGTTTAGCAGGTGGAATATATTCAGTTACTGTAACTGATTCGCATAACTGTACTGAAACAATATCTGTTACTGTAGGCACCCCTAACCCAATGGTGTTTAATAGCGTTATACCAACACATTTGACTTGTTATTTAGCAAATGATGGAAGTATTTCAACAAATGTTACAGGTGGTACCCCAAGTTATACATATCAATGGACAAATGCTTTAGGAACTTATAGTGCTAATACGCAAAATATTGGTAATTTACCTCAGGACACATATTTTTTAACTGTTACAGACCAGAATGGGTGTAATATTACAACTTCTGAGATTATTAGTCAACCTCCTCAACTTAATTTAAATTTAATAAAAACAGATGAAACCTGTTTTCAATTTTGCGATGGGAGTATTTCTGCAAATGTTTCAGGAGGTCAAATACCATATACATATTTGTGGTCAAATATATTAAATACATCATTAATCAATAATTTGTGTCCCGGTAATTATGTGGTAACAATAACTGATAACAATGGTTGTACAATTTCGTCTAACGCTACTGTAACTGGTAACCCATTATTACAAATTGATGTACTTAATGTGGTGCCAGCAACTTGTGGAGTTGCTAATGGTGAGGCTACTATAGGTATTCAAGGAGGTTTAACTGGGTATTCAATTTCATGGACAACTGGTGGAAATAGTGTACATGAAACAGGTATGCCTGCAGGTATTGCAACAGTTACATTAATTGATCAAAACGGGTGTATAGCTACTCAACAAATTGCTATACAAAATCTTGCTGGTCCTCAAATTACTACATTGTTAGCTGACTCAGTTAGTTGTGCCGGAATGAATGATGGTGTTGCAATAGTTAGTTATACACCTTCAAGTCCAGCAGCACCACCATATATTTCCAGTTGGACAAATCTAGGCGGAGGTTCTTTCTCTGGTGATACAATTAGTGGGCTAGAAGGTGATATGTATTATGTAACTGTTTCTGATGCTAACGGATGCCAATCGTCAGGGTTTATTAATGTTCACGAACCAACTGCCTTTGTATCCGTTATTAGTAATTCAACTAATAACCATTGTTTTGGTAATTGTTTGGGAACAGCTTCAGTTCTTGCAGGTGGAGGAATATTACCATATACATATGATTGGTTAGGAATCAGTCAAACAGGAGCAACAGCTACAAATTTATGTGCAGGACCATATACTGTTGTTGCGGAAGATGCACATGGATGTACAAGCGTAAATGTTGTAACTATTACTGAACCACCGGCACTAGACATTACAGGAGTTGTTACAGATGCTCACTGTTATGGAAATGCAGATGGTATGATATCAGTAAGTGCATCTGGTGGTACTCCGGTATATCAATATAATTGGCAGTTACCTGCAGTTGGGTCAAGTTCAATAACCTCAAATTTGATAGCAGGAACCTACTCTGTTATTGTAACCGACATCTGGAGTTGTACAGCAATATCTTCATTTACTGTAGACCAACCTTCTTTAATTTATGTATATGCTTCTTCAAATCCTGCACATTGTGGATTTGACAACGGTTCAGCTCAGGTTGATTCTGTTGTTGGAGGAATTCCTGATTATACTTACCATTGGTCTCCTGGAAATTCAACTGCTACATCAATAACAAATCTAATTAGCGGTAATTATCAGCTTCAGGTTACAGACAATCAGGGTTGCGGTGGAGTTGTAAATGTTAATGTGCCTGAAATAGCCCCACCATCTCAACTAACATTTAATGTTACAAATGCAATTTGCCCTGGTTCATTTACCGGTTCAATTACAGCAAACGTAGTTGGTGGGTTAGCGCCATATTCATATTTGTGGTCTGATTTGCAATCAACTCAAATAGCTTCTGGTGTTGGTGCCGGTGTATATACAGTTACAGTTACTGATGCAAACTTATGTACTATTGCAAACTCTACTATTGTTGGTCAACCAAACCCAATTATAGTTTATGCTAATGGAGTAGATTCAATTTGTATAGGTAATAATTCTGTTAATATTACAGCAAATGCTTCAGGTGGAACTCCACCGTTTACTTATTTATGGACTGGTTCAGGACTTGGCAATCCTAGTGCTCAAACTCAAATGGTATCACCTGACAGTACTACAAATTATTTTGTAAATGCATATGATGCCAATGGTTGTATTTCTCAAAACCCAGGTATTGTTGGTATATATGTTTATCCTGCAATTTATGCAAGTACTTCTATGAATACAACTATTTGTGAAGGAGATAATTACAATATTGATGTTACTGCATTTGGTGGAATAGGTCCTCCATATAATTATGTTTGGAATATTGGGGCAGGAAACCCGAATACAGTTACACCAACAGATACTACAACATATACTGTTCAGGTGTTTGACGGTTGTGGAACTCCTCCTGGAACAGCCACAATGACAATATTTGTACGACAGGCGCCACGCCTTATCCGCGATCCAAGGTATCAAAGTGGATGTGTTCCATTATTAGCTAATTTTGATGCAGTTGTGTCAGTTCCTGCGAATGATTCTGTTCGCTATAACTGGAATTTTGGTGATCCTTCTACAGGTAATGCTAATTTATCAACAGATAGTATTACATCTCATATTTATGGATTACCAGGTTCATATGCTATAACATTAACCTTATCATCAGCGAATTATGGTTGTGAAATGACCCGGATATTTAACGATCTTGTTGAAGTTTATCCGATACCAACTGCAGATTTTTCATATTCTCCTAATGTGATAGATGCATTGCAAGGTGAAGTTCAATTTAATGCAGAAACAGATCCTGCAAATCAAACAGTGTGGGATTTAGGTGATGGTGAATCAGCTGCTGGTACTTTAACTCCTACTCACATTTATGAAAATCCCGGGGTTTATACTATTACTTTATTTGTAAGAACTGAAGAAGGGTGTATTGATACAGTTCAACATACTTTAAGAGTAAATGAAATTTATACTATATGGGTTCCTACTGCATTCTATCCAGGAACAGGTTCAGCTGACGGATATTTTTATCCAAAAGGAAGAGGCTTTGATAAGAGTAATTACTATTTGGCAATTTATGATAGATGGGGTCAAATAATATTTGAAACAACTACTTATCCCGAAGGAACTGCATTAACGCCAAATGAAGTTCAGGATATGGCTAATCTAAATTCAGGATGGCTACCAGGTGGATGGAATGGTGGATTTAAGAATAATGTAAATAAATTAGTACCTGTAGGGACTTATTCCTGGTATATTAAAGTGAAGGATGTAAATGGAACCTTACATGAAGAAACCGGTCCTGTAACCGTAATTAGATAA
- a CDS encoding PKD domain-containing protein — protein MNLNMNNKGEFERIVGQKLESFEYSYDAASWKKFKKQIPGKSSFYGIAAALTVAIVTVVGLFWYFNSNDKSGNCSIINTITNSVIPNSFTLENEIKTNVNNVENKTNTPISNVVSVIDNNVKNNDILVNVVEDQKENVNSTKDPDFINPVNVTKAAKPNATFICRETEGCVPFTTKFVPVEISDSTIYSWDFGDGNISTEKMPNHTYKRAGNYSVLLIVKYFKSEAVISNMRQYLVKVNDTPTALFATETDNSVVSFTNASVNANSFKWVFNDSESFEENTEKTFTKNGKYSVKLIATNKSGCSDTINKNIDIKINHPLYIPNAFTPNIAGQNSTFGPIVENSEEYYFVFEIFSKTGQLVFSAKGNNVNWDGINKNNGQQAEVGVYLYKLKSIDKYGNVDERNGIINLLK, from the coding sequence ATGAATTTGAATATGAATAACAAGGGTGAATTTGAACGAATAGTTGGGCAGAAGCTTGAGTCGTTCGAGTATAGTTATGATGCTGCTTCCTGGAAAAAGTTTAAGAAACAAATTCCTGGTAAGAGCTCATTTTATGGTATTGCTGCAGCGTTAACAGTTGCTATTGTTACAGTTGTTGGTTTATTTTGGTATTTTAATTCAAACGATAAATCAGGTAATTGTAGTATAATTAATACTATTACAAATTCAGTAATTCCAAACTCTTTTACACTGGAAAATGAAATTAAAACAAATGTGAATAATGTTGAAAATAAGACAAATACGCCAATTTCTAATGTGGTAAGTGTAATTGATAACAATGTTAAAAATAACGATATTTTAGTAAACGTTGTTGAGGACCAAAAGGAAAATGTAAATAGTACAAAAGATCCTGATTTTATTAATCCCGTTAATGTGACTAAAGCTGCAAAACCAAATGCTACCTTTATTTGTAGAGAAACAGAAGGTTGTGTTCCGTTTACAACAAAATTTGTTCCTGTTGAAATTTCAGATTCTACTATTTATTCTTGGGATTTTGGAGATGGTAATATTTCTACTGAAAAAATGCCTAATCATACCTATAAAAGAGCCGGTAATTATTCTGTTTTGTTAATTGTTAAATATTTTAAATCCGAAGCAGTTATTTCAAACATGAGACAGTATTTGGTCAAAGTAAACGATACTCCTACAGCATTATTTGCCACAGAAACAGATAATTCCGTTGTGAGTTTTACAAATGCTTCAGTTAACGCTAATAGTTTTAAATGGGTTTTTAATGATTCAGAATCTTTTGAAGAAAATACAGAAAAAACATTTACTAAAAATGGTAAGTATTCTGTTAAATTAATTGCAACTAATAAATCAGGTTGCTCGGATACGATAAATAAAAATATTGATATTAAAATTAACCATCCATTATACATTCCAAATGCCTTTACTCCAAATATAGCTGGGCAGAATAGTACATTTGGACCAATTGTAGAAAATTCTGAAGAATATTATTTTGTATTTGAGATATTTAGTAAAACAGGTCAATTAGTGTTTAGTGCTAAAGGAAATAATGTAAATTGGGATGGTATTAATAAAAATAATGGTCAACAGGCTGAGGTAGGTGTTTATCTATATAAACTAAAATCTATAGATAAATATGGAAATGTTGACGAAAGAAATGGCATTATTAATCTGTTAAAATAA
- a CDS encoding sigma-70 family RNA polymerase sigma factor produces MIDLTNKEVVKDLVDSCIKGNRKSQELLYKTFYGKMLAVCMRYSRNKEEAQDVLHDGLIKVFIKLKSFENKGSFEGWVRRIIVNSAIDSVRTRKDFYIKEEQEFLIDDIVDDSEKTEEMEKIQRMKAETLIGLMQKLSPAYRMVFNLFAVENMQHKEIAETLNISIGTSKSNLAKAKIKLKELVEQHRNEFEYE; encoded by the coding sequence ATGATTGATTTAACAAATAAAGAAGTTGTTAAAGATTTAGTTGATTCCTGTATTAAAGGTAATCGCAAGAGTCAGGAGTTGTTATATAAAACGTTCTATGGAAAAATGCTTGCAGTTTGTATGCGATATTCAAGAAATAAAGAAGAGGCACAAGATGTTTTGCATGATGGTTTAATAAAAGTTTTTATAAAACTTAAGAGTTTTGAAAATAAAGGTTCTTTTGAAGGTTGGGTAAGGAGAATTATTGTAAATAGTGCAATTGATTCTGTTAGAACACGAAAAGATTTTTACATTAAAGAGGAGCAAGAGTTCTTGATAGATGATATTGTTGATGATTCTGAAAAGACTGAAGAAATGGAAAAAATTCAAAGAATGAAAGCAGAAACATTAATAGGATTAATGCAAAAACTTTCTCCGGCATATAGAATGGTTTTTAACTTATTTGCTGTTGAAAATATGCAGCATAAAGAAATTGCAGAAACATTGAATATTAGTATAGGAACTTCAAAATCAAACTTAGCAAAGGCTAAGATTAAATTAAAAGAATTGGTAGAACAACATAGGAATGAATTTGAATATGAATAA
- a CDS encoding rubredoxin, with protein sequence MKKYKCKVCGYIYDENEGDPISGIIEGTLFKDLSKNWQCPVCSVGIEEFEETDD encoded by the coding sequence ATGAAAAAATATAAATGCAAAGTTTGTGGGTATATTTATGACGAAAATGAGGGTGATCCTATTTCTGGAATAATTGAAGGAACACTTTTTAAAGATTTATCTAAAAACTGGCAATGTCCTGTTTGTAGCGTAGGTATTGAAGAATTTGAAGAAACAGATGATTAA
- a CDS encoding sigma-70 family RNA polymerase sigma factor, with amino-acid sequence MKLPEISDNELVNQFIAGNQQAVEQLIKRHKRKVFTYILIIVRNKEQAEDLFQETFLKVFKSLREGKYTDDGRFLGWVMRIAHNLIIDNVRKDKRLKTVSRDDYEYDIFNQRKYSESFSEQVVVKNEVEHDVRRLVEELPDVQKQVVIMRHFMDMSFKEIAEETGVSINTALGRMRYALINMRRIIDEKQMNLVIE; translated from the coding sequence ATGAAGCTACCAGAAATCTCTGACAACGAACTTGTTAATCAGTTTATTGCAGGAAATCAGCAGGCTGTAGAACAGCTAATTAAGCGTCATAAACGCAAAGTTTTTACCTACATTTTAATAATAGTAAGAAACAAGGAGCAGGCAGAAGATCTGTTTCAGGAAACTTTTTTGAAAGTTTTTAAATCTTTAAGAGAAGGCAAGTATACCGATGATGGACGTTTTCTTGGTTGGGTTATGAGAATTGCTCATAATCTTATTATAGATAATGTGAGAAAAGATAAAAGACTTAAAACTGTTTCACGAGATGATTATGAATACGATATTTTTAATCAGAGAAAGTATTCCGAATCATTTTCTGAGCAAGTAGTTGTGAAAAATGAGGTAGAACATGACGTACGCAGATTAGTTGAAGAACTTCCTGATGTTCAGAAGCAAGTTGTTATTATGCGACATTTTATGGATATGAGTTTTAAAGAAATTGCAGAAGAGACAGGGGTAAGTATAAATACAGCTTTAGGTAGAATGCGTTATGCTTTAATTAATATGCGCAGAATTATTGATGAAAAACAAATGAATTTGGTTATAGAATAA